The sequence below is a genomic window from Pseudomonadota bacterium.
CCGGACACCTCAAAAAACAGATCATAATAGGCCTGGTCTTTTGAAATAAGATATTTCTGAAGATAGCCTTCCTCGTCAAAAAGATCGATCTGCAGCTGCTTGGCAAGATCAATACTTCTGACATTGGAAGACAGGGTGACTTTGGCGGAATCGGAAACACTTTCAAGGGCGATGAGAATATAGGCGCTTGAAATAACCATGATCCCGATAATGCTAGCAAAACCGAGCATGAGTTTTTGATAAATTGTCAGCTTCATCTCTCTTCCCGATATTCGTCAGAAACCGTAATCCTGGATAGCGTCAAACAATTCCTTCTGGGTAAAAGGCTTTTTGAGAATATGTTCCACCCCGAGCTTATCGGCAACCGTCAGATAACGGTCCGCATCAATGGCTGCACCTCCCGACATGGCAATGATCTTTGCATCCGGATACTCCTGCAGCAGATCATTAATCATTGAAAGACCGGTCTTGTTGGGCATTACCATATCGGTTATGACCAGCTCCGTTTGCAGCTCGCGGTACTTATCAATCCCCTGCTGGCCGTCATCAGCCTCGATGACTTCAAAGCCTGCAAACTCAAGGAGAAGCTTGATCATGCCGCGCATGGTTGGATCATCATCAATCAACAAAACTTTCTTCATCGTTAATACCTGCAAGCCCTTATCTGGAGGGCGGTAACTGCTTTTGACAGAGGATTATTCTCAAAAAGTACGCGCCTATAGACCTTAATCATTACTCCTTTGCCGGCAAATTTCAAGGGAAAGAAGCGTGAGAGGCTTTACTTAAAAATAACATCTCATTAAAAATCAGCATCAGCTTTACGGCAAAATAGACTAGAATACCCATCAGATTCTTATGAAATAAGATGAAATATTCATGCACCAAGGTCTTCCCTTATATACACTTGAGACAAGAAATCAGAATTTACTAAAAAATCCCCCCTTTCGACAAAACCTTATGCCCGCCAAAATTATCCGATGGAAAATTGCAATCAGCGGAATCGTCCAGGGTGTGGGCTTCCGCCCTTTCAT
It includes:
- a CDS encoding response regulator, translated to MKKVLLIDDDPTMRGMIKLLLEFAGFEVIEADDGQQGIDKYRELQTELVITDMVMPNKTGLSMINDLLQEYPDAKIIAMSGGAAIDADRYLTVADKLGVEHILKKPFTQKELFDAIQDYGF